In Sardina pilchardus chromosome 8, fSarPil1.1, whole genome shotgun sequence, a genomic segment contains:
- the kdm2ba gene encoding lysine (K)-specific demethylase 2Ba isoform X3, which translates to MAMSLSADDEDYDSDSTEQQRPPNRPKPKMATAASASLSTPGSAGVKLPSNRSASGARRRRTRCRKCEACVRTECGECHFCKDMKKFGGPGRMKQSCIMRQCIAPVLPHTAVCVVCGEAGKEDTLDEEEEKFNAMLMECSICNEIVHPNCLKVKDVAGVVNDELPNCWECPKCNYAGKTGKQKRGPGFKYASNLPGSLLREQRLGREARDDGDQTPSASSAGAGLGLGLGVALGASGVSPAGSLGVSAPGSLGALSSSLGLKRKIERDEPPRLRPDESSGPPTSRLPPLLTPSGLPRPRPEIPAFLRKKRKLFEDDDEEEQQEEANARRKKKSWRDDPLIPKFSHVKKEEEEEEEEEEEEERSEREQDEEEEEDDKHAVKRLSRLDESRCGRLKQEEDDGEEEDEEQDEEEERGSRRSERSRSPGPLRATPASLESDQSLGSSPRAGPSSEGGGSGDGGPERTPPTRTSRGSAHPHAQPQNQPQAQPQPHPPGHQHQSQHQHQQQHQQQARRRRRLPNRELSSELSKELNLEIQRTEDTLANENRQPLRHDPADSDRDEREASENEEPKRPYRNGTGHGNPLAGLRDGRGGGGGGDLDRVGGGGGGGGGGGGERPHLRAREMNGTPWELRHFYGPPQITPLGFNRSSPTVRPLPPRSPPKCVQMERHVVRPPPISPPPERLPLADGRSHVAQRELWLAIFSHMSHRDLCVGMRVCKTWNRWCCDKRLWTRIDLNRCKSITPLMLSGIVRRQPATLDLSWTNISKKQLSWLINRLPGLRVLLLSGCSWVAVSALCTSSCPLLRTLDVQWVEGLKDAQMRDLLSPPTDNRPGQMDTRSKLRNIVDLRLAGLDISDSSLRLIIKSMPLLSRLDLSYCNHINDQSVNLLTAAGTTTRDSLAEVNLSVCNRVTDQSLSYFKRCGSICRIDLRFCKQVTRQACERFIAEMSVSVPFGLREDKLLQKLS; encoded by the exons ATGGCTATGTCACTGAGCGCGGACGATGAGGATTACGACTCCGACAGCACAGAGCAG CAGCGCCCTCCTAATCGGCCTAAACCCAAGATGGCCACGGCGGCATCCGCGTCGCTCTCCACGCCGGGGTCGGCGGGGGTCAAACTGCCGTCCAACCGCAGCGCCTCGGGCGCCCGGCGGCGACGCACGCGCTGCAGGAAGTGCGAAGCGTGCGTGCGGACGGAGTGCGGCGAGTGCCACTTTTGCAAGGACATGAAGAAGTTCGGCGGGCCCGGGCGCATGAAGCAGTCGTGTATCATGAGGCAGTGCATCGCG CCGGTCCTGCCGcacacagccgtgtgtgtggtgtgcggcgAGGCGGGGAAGGAGGACACgctggacgaggaggaggagaagttcAACGCCATGCTCATGGAGTGCTCCATCTGCAACGAGATCGTTCACCCCAACTGCCTGAAG GTGAAGGACGTGGCCGGAGTGGTGAATGACGAGCTACCGAACTGTTGGGAATGCCCTAAATGCAATTACGCAGGGAAAACAGGAAAA CAAAAACGGGGACCAGGGTTCAAATACGCGTCCAACCTGCCGGGCTCGTTGCTGCGGGAGCAGAGGCTGGGCCGCGAGGCGCGCGACGACGGGGACCAGACGCCCTCGGCCTCCTCCGCCGGCGCCGGACTCGGACTCGGACTCGGAGTCGCCCTCGGGGCCAGCGGGGTCAGTCCGGCCGGGTCTCTGGGCGTGTCGGCGCCGGGGTCCCTCGGcgccctctcctcctcgctgGGCCTGAAGCGGAAGATCGAGCGAGACGAGCCGCCCCGACTGCGGCCGGACGAGTCCTCGGGCCCGCCCACCAGTCGCCTGCCCCCGCTGCTCACGCCCAGCGGCCTGCCGCGCCCGCGGCCCGAGATCCCGGCGTTCCTGCGCAAGAAGAGGAAGCTGTTCGAGGACGACgatgaggaggagcagcaggaggaggccaACGCCAGGAGGAAG AAGAAATCCTGGAGAGATGATCCTCTGATCCCGAAATTCTCTCACGtcaagaaagaggaggaggaagaggaggaggaggaagaggaggaggagcggtcagagagagaacaagacgaggaggaagaggaggacgacaAGCACGCGGTCAAGCGCCTGTCCAGACTGGACGAGAGCCGGTGCGGCCGGCTgaagcaggaggaggacgacggggaggaggaggacgaggagcaggacgaggaggaggagcgcggCAGCCGGCGGAGCGAGCGCAGCCGCAGCCCCGGGCCGCTCCGAGCCACGCCGGCCTCGCTGGAGAGCGACCAGTCGCTGGGCAGCTCCCCGCGCGCCGGGCCCAGCAGCGAGGGTGGCGGCAGCGGGGACGGCGGCCCGGAGAGGACCCCACCGACCCGCACCTCCCGGGGGTCCGCGCACCCCCACGCCCAGCCCCAGAACCAGCCCCAGGCCCAGCCTCAGCCTCACCCCCCCGGCCACCAGCACCAgagccagcaccagcaccagcagcagcaccagcagcaggccCGGCGGCGGCGTCGGCTGCCCAACCGCGAGCTGAGCAGCGAGCTGAGCAAGGAGCTGAACCTGGAGATCCAGCGCACCGAGGACACGCTGGCCAACGAGAACCGCCAGCCGCTGCGCCACGACCCGGCCGACTCGGACCGCGACGAGCGCGAGGCCAGCGAGAACGAGGAGCCCAAGCGGCCCTACCGCAACGGCACGGGCCACGGCAACCCGCTGGCCGGCCTGAGAGAcgggcgcggcggcggcggcggcggggatCTGGATCGGGTcggcggcggtggaggaggaggagggggaggggggggcgagAGGCCACACCTGCGCGCCCGCGAGATGAACGGCACGCCGTGGGAGCTGCGCCACTTCTACGGGCCGCCGCAGATCACGCCGCTGGGCTTCAACCGCAGCTCGCCCACCGTCCGCCCGCTGCCGCCGCGCTCGCCGCCCAAGTGCGTCCAGATGGAGCGGCACGTCGTCCGGCCGCCCCCCATCAGCCCGCCGCCCGAGCGCCTGCCGCTGGCCGACGGACGCAGCCACGTGGCCCAGCGCGAGCTCTGGCTGGCCATCTTCAGTCACATGAGCCACCGCGACCTGTGCGTCGGCATGCGCGTCTGCAAGACCTGGAACCGCTG gtgttgTGACAAGAGACTGTGGACGCGTATTGATCTGAACCGCTGCAAGTCCATCACTCCTCTGATGCTGAGTGGAATCGTGCGCCGACAGCCCGCCACTTTGGACCTCAGCTGGACCAACATCTCCAAGAAGCAACTCAGCTGGCTCATCAACAGACTACCAG GTCtgagagtgctgctgctgtcggGCTGCTCGTGGGTGGCCGTGTCTGCCCTGTGCACCTCGTCCTGTCCGCTGCTCAGGACTCTGGATGTCCAGTGGGTGGAGGGCCTCAAGGACGCCCAGATGAGGGACCTGCTCTCCCCTCCCACCGACAACCGCCCAG GTCAGATGGACACACGCAGTAAGCTGAGGAACATAGTGGACCTGCGCCTGGCGGGCCTGGACATCAGCGACAGCTCCCTGCGGCTCATCATCAAGAGCATGCCCCTGCTGTCCCGTCTGGACCTCAGCTACTGCAACCACATCAACGACCAGTCCGTCAACCTGCTCACCGCCGCAGGCACCACCACCAGAGACTCCCTCGCAGAGGTCAACctgtcag TGTGCAACCGAGTGACCGACCAGTCGCTGTCCTACTTCAAGCGCTGCGGCAGCATCTGCCGGATCGACCTGCGCTTCTGCAAGCAAGTGACGAGACAGGCGTGCGAGCGCTTCATCGCCGAGATGTCGGTCAGCGTGCCGTTTGGCCTGCGCGAGGACAAGCTTCTTCAGAAGCTCAGCTAG